From Chryseobacterium sp. H1D6B, a single genomic window includes:
- the cas1 gene encoding type II CRISPR-associated endonuclease Cas1, whose translation MITRSIYIGNPAYLKLKDEQMKILCPETKKEKGSVPVEDLGLLMLDHFQITISHNLIQKMMGNNVVVVSCDTHHLPHGIMLPLYGHTEHSDRVKEQLEASEPLKKQLWKQTIECKIENQKNILIRLGNYYEPMIDYQNNVKSGDITNMEGIAAQHYWKYLISLDFLRQRFGDSPNQFFNFGYAVLRSIVARAIVETGLLPVLGIFHKNKYNPYCLADDLMEPYRPFVDLLVMQWLEVNSDKDELAKEFKAYILQIATKDVNIDGKKRPLLIAVKITASSLYKCYTGEKRLISYPELV comes from the coding sequence ATGATTACACGCTCAATCTATATCGGAAATCCTGCGTATCTGAAACTCAAGGACGAACAGATGAAAATCCTGTGTCCTGAAACCAAAAAGGAAAAGGGGAGCGTGCCTGTGGAAGATTTAGGACTTTTAATGTTGGATCATTTTCAAATCACCATTTCTCATAATCTTATTCAGAAAATGATGGGTAATAATGTGGTAGTGGTAAGTTGCGATACTCATCATTTGCCGCACGGGATCATGCTGCCGCTTTACGGACATACCGAACATTCGGATAGAGTAAAAGAACAACTGGAAGCCAGTGAACCACTCAAAAAACAGCTTTGGAAGCAGACGATTGAATGTAAAATTGAAAATCAGAAGAATATTTTGATTAGGTTAGGGAATTATTATGAACCAATGATTGATTATCAAAACAACGTAAAAAGTGGAGATATTACCAATATGGAAGGTATCGCGGCTCAACATTATTGGAAATACTTAATTAGTCTTGATTTTCTCAGACAACGTTTTGGAGATTCTCCCAATCAGTTTTTCAACTTTGGCTATGCAGTACTTAGAAGTATTGTTGCAAGAGCTATAGTGGAAACGGGACTACTTCCTGTATTGGGAATTTTTCATAAAAACAAATACAATCCTTACTGCCTTGCTGATGATTTGATGGAGCCTTATCGGCCCTTTGTAGATTTGTTGGTAATGCAGTGGCTTGAAGTAAATTCTGATAAGGATGAGCTTGCAAAAGAGTTTAAGGCTTATATTCTGCAGATTGCAACGAAAGATGTAAATATTGACGGAAAAAAAAGACCACTTTTGATAGCTGTAAAAATCACAGCAAGCTCGCTTTATAAATGTTATACCGGAGAAAAGCGTCTGATTTCTTATCCTGAATTAGTATGA
- a CDS encoding terpene synthase, translating into MDNENFSTLELLRQQFRYPFPTLKNPNADQLQQITENQWIDGEYLWLYEQNPDLRKKYKKTKTAHIAAQWFPTAPPERFKPICRLMLWTLYNDDLYEESEPEDIGHVHTQSIAVLKGEIAAKDSGIPLGPMLASLREELLEFIPQESIARFTQMISRYFTGLETELKYKKNKAYPSVSECIALRENSICLYPFLQLTELETGIVLPPEIHAHPVVIRLQTLACHLVAFFNEVQSVLKDEATDSIYYNIVKVIQHERQMSLKEACIEDLRLHNEDLKEFLKLQANLPDFGVWHDAVVNWVHYMSMVLSGWKNISTKLDRYTAAEFPGAAELKAKLNQVQ; encoded by the coding sequence ATGGACAATGAAAATTTTAGTACCCTTGAACTCCTTCGCCAGCAGTTCAGGTACCCGTTTCCTACTTTAAAAAATCCCAATGCCGATCAATTACAGCAGATTACCGAGAATCAATGGATCGACGGAGAATATCTCTGGTTGTACGAGCAGAATCCTGATCTTCGTAAAAAGTACAAAAAAACCAAAACAGCACATATTGCTGCCCAATGGTTTCCCACTGCTCCTCCTGAAAGGTTCAAACCCATCTGCAGATTAATGCTATGGACTCTGTACAACGATGATCTCTATGAAGAAAGTGAGCCGGAAGATATCGGACATGTACACACCCAGTCTATTGCGGTATTAAAAGGTGAAATAGCCGCTAAGGATTCGGGAATACCTTTAGGACCTATGCTGGCTTCTTTAAGAGAAGAACTCTTGGAATTTATTCCACAGGAATCAATTGCACGTTTTACACAAATGATCAGCAGGTATTTTACAGGATTAGAAACGGAATTAAAATACAAGAAAAATAAAGCCTATCCCAGTGTGAGCGAATGTATTGCATTGCGTGAAAATTCTATCTGTCTCTATCCCTTTCTACAGCTCACGGAGTTAGAAACAGGAATCGTGCTTCCGCCGGAGATTCACGCACATCCTGTCGTCATTCGCCTGCAGACACTGGCCTGCCATCTGGTTGCTTTTTTTAATGAAGTACAATCTGTACTGAAGGATGAAGCAACTGACAGTATTTATTACAATATCGTAAAAGTAATCCAACACGAACGGCAGATGTCTCTCAAAGAAGCTTGTATTGAAGATTTACGTCTTCACAATGAAGATCTAAAAGAATTTTTAAAACTACAAGCCAATCTTCCTGATTTTGGGGTCTGGCATGACGCGGTGGTCAACTGGGTCCATTATATGAGCATGGTTTTGAGCGGATGGAAAAATATATCAACAAAACTGGACCGTTATACCGCAGCTGAATTTCCTGGGGCAGCAGAGCTAAAAGCAAAGTTGAATCAGGTTCAATAA
- a CDS encoding transposase encodes MTTNFKNIHIGKFIHLRVKESNIDLTRICNFMKCTEIEINEMYIQEDLSTNILLRWSKLLEYDFFRLYSQHLILYAPPSASIRESAISKLPHFRKNIYTREIIDFIMEIIMKQEKTKRQITDEYGIPYTTLCKWVTKHNK; translated from the coding sequence ATGACTACAAATTTTAAAAATATTCATATTGGAAAGTTCATTCATCTGCGCGTTAAGGAAAGCAACATCGACTTAACCCGGATCTGTAACTTCATGAAATGTACAGAAATTGAAATCAATGAAATGTACATACAGGAAGACCTCTCCACTAATATCTTACTGAGATGGAGCAAACTGCTTGAATATGATTTCTTCAGACTATATTCGCAGCATTTGATCCTCTATGCCCCGCCTTCTGCTTCAATCCGGGAATCCGCTATTTCAAAACTTCCACACTTCAGGAAGAACATCTATACCCGGGAAATAATAGATTTTATTATGGAGATAATAATGAAACAAGAAAAGACCAAGCGACAAATTACGGATGAATACGGGATTCCTTATACCACTTTATGTAAGTGGGTAACAAAACATAATAAATAA
- a CDS encoding terpene synthase family protein, translating to MKPEDYNPSNYLPQGYYPWPDKINPNMEQMGIDYRNWIDTDYVYLSENIRERYKSMNLHKCSARMYPYASYERVTPMHRYVVFHTIFDDQLEYSTEEEVSRYCDRLVAIFRGEGLTPEDPGYFIQAAKIRDEFGAFMPDEWMKRLADTFYTVTRYGAQEEATYKATQTIPSLALFKVLREYSIVIFPYFYLVDAEFHIFLTEEVERHPVIQRVRSLWSRIIAWQNDIQGLKKELSKDTEVMNIVIVLQRNYNLSLEDAMTEAMKIHDDDLAELVALQEDLPDFGKYQEQVKQLFLGWGSLIQGLNTFYLRDTNRYDPECFAWPDRETEDTSL from the coding sequence ATGAAACCAGAAGATTACAACCCGTCGAATTACCTACCTCAAGGTTATTACCCTTGGCCAGATAAAATCAATCCGAATATGGAACAAATGGGTATTGATTACAGAAACTGGATTGACACTGATTATGTATATTTATCTGAAAATATACGTGAACGATACAAGAGCATGAACCTGCACAAGTGCTCGGCAAGAATGTATCCTTATGCAAGTTATGAGCGCGTAACACCTATGCATCGGTATGTTGTTTTCCATACCATATTTGATGATCAACTTGAATATTCAACTGAAGAAGAGGTCAGTAGATACTGCGACCGACTCGTAGCAATATTCAGAGGAGAAGGCCTTACTCCGGAAGATCCCGGTTATTTCATCCAAGCCGCCAAAATCAGAGATGAATTTGGTGCTTTTATGCCCGATGAATGGATGAAACGCTTGGCAGATACTTTTTATACCGTTACAAGATATGGTGCTCAAGAAGAGGCAACTTATAAGGCAACCCAAACAATACCTTCACTTGCATTGTTTAAAGTACTCCGTGAATATTCAATTGTAATATTTCCTTATTTCTATTTGGTTGATGCAGAGTTTCATATCTTTTTAACAGAAGAGGTAGAGCGCCATCCTGTGATACAGCGTGTTCGATCCCTATGGTCCAGAATTATTGCCTGGCAGAATGATATCCAGGGATTGAAAAAAGAACTAAGCAAGGATACCGAAGTTATGAATATCGTTATCGTCTTACAGAGAAACTATAACTTGTCATTGGAAGATGCCATGACTGAAGCTATGAAAATTCATGATGATGATCTTGCAGAACTTGTTGCTTTACAGGAAGACCTTCCTGATTTTGGGAAGTATCAGGAACAAGTAAAACAATTGTTCCTAGGCTGGGGCAGTCTGATACAAGGTCTGAATACTTTTTATCTTAGAGATACGAATCGTTACGATCCTGAATGCTTTGCATGGCCAGATAGGGAAACTGAAGATACATCACTTTAG
- a CDS encoding helix-turn-helix transcriptional regulator has protein sequence MSKKISVHISCLEWTGHQFFERLHTNFISLFFLLFFSIANAETILCPENKKIDQLIDQATSLNSNGKSKEALKLFQKANDLAKAVECEKGELNATKNIMLIYSEAYDYKKALEISNRARVLALSQEDYKTLSTLCNKRAILFENLGIYGESLKEYEAALKYAILIAEPDQRYYQTSLVYYNMAPYYQGQSDKKVLYYLEKSKEEILKISDTSKEVPLDKKADMLVSINMNLGIHFRDSKNKGRNVKLSEFYFIQALKQLHLIKKEINLETKIDLYQALQELYQMKKDYRKAIQYGENMLAMERSSSMPYNRRVGYMVLAKSYLGIGDNSTSQKYLDLFSKLNDSINSVEKQAVEDPVKKVISDTKINGEKKITRIAAISFGTLILMTGGMLIYRRRSHKIIHKKYEDLIGKILNDNEINKIEQSSDRHNKNNGIKTAITITDETVKVLLVKLEKFETSKKYLRKDLSLTWMANSLATNPKYLSEIIKTYKNHNFTSYINELRINYIIKKLYENPIYREYKITSLAEECGYGTPRVFVNAFKQQTGFTPSYFVEQLKISV, from the coding sequence ATGTCTAAAAAAATATCTGTGCACATATCTTGCCTTGAATGGACAGGCCATCAGTTTTTTGAAAGATTACACACTAATTTTATCTCTTTGTTTTTTCTTCTTTTTTTCTCTATCGCAAATGCTGAAACAATTTTATGTCCTGAAAATAAAAAAATAGATCAATTAATAGATCAGGCAACTTCTCTTAACAGCAACGGGAAAAGTAAAGAAGCTCTCAAACTGTTTCAAAAAGCTAATGATCTCGCTAAGGCTGTTGAGTGTGAAAAAGGGGAATTGAATGCAACAAAAAATATAATGTTGATCTATTCCGAAGCTTATGACTATAAAAAGGCCTTGGAAATATCAAATAGAGCAAGAGTTTTGGCACTTAGCCAAGAAGATTATAAAACATTATCTACTTTATGCAATAAAAGGGCGATATTATTTGAAAATTTGGGGATATATGGTGAGAGCCTAAAGGAGTATGAAGCAGCTCTGAAATATGCAATATTGATTGCTGAACCAGATCAGAGATATTATCAGACTTCTCTGGTTTATTATAATATGGCTCCTTATTATCAGGGACAGTCAGATAAAAAGGTTTTGTATTATCTGGAAAAAAGTAAGGAAGAGATATTGAAAATAAGTGATACTAGTAAGGAGGTTCCTTTAGACAAAAAGGCTGATATGTTGGTTTCAATAAATATGAACCTGGGAATTCACTTCAGGGATTCCAAAAATAAAGGAAGAAATGTGAAGTTGTCTGAATTCTATTTTATACAGGCTTTAAAGCAGCTTCATTTAATTAAGAAAGAAATAAATCTGGAAACTAAAATAGATTTATATCAGGCACTTCAAGAGTTGTATCAAATGAAAAAAGATTACAGGAAAGCAATACAATATGGTGAGAATATGCTGGCTATGGAGAGATCTAGCAGCATGCCTTATAACCGAAGAGTGGGGTATATGGTTTTGGCGAAATCTTATCTGGGGATTGGTGATAACTCTACCTCTCAAAAATATCTTGATCTTTTTTCAAAATTGAATGATAGTATTAATTCCGTAGAAAAGCAAGCTGTGGAAGATCCTGTAAAAAAAGTGATTTCAGACACTAAAATCAACGGTGAGAAAAAGATTACAAGAATTGCTGCCATTTCTTTCGGTACCCTAATCCTGATGACTGGAGGAATGTTGATATACCGACGAAGAAGCCATAAAATTATTCACAAAAAATATGAAGATCTGATTGGTAAAATACTAAATGATAACGAAATCAATAAAATAGAACAAAGCTCAGATAGACATAATAAAAACAATGGAATAAAAACGGCTATCACAATTACTGATGAAACAGTAAAGGTATTACTTGTAAAGCTTGAAAAATTTGAGACTTCAAAGAAGTATCTTCGAAAGGATTTGAGCCTTACCTGGATGGCTAATAGCCTTGCGACCAATCCAAAATATCTTTCAGAAATAATAAAAACCTATAAAAATCATAACTTCACAAGTTACATCAATGAGCTTCGCATCAACTATATTATTAAGAAGCTTTATGAAAACCCAATTTATCGGGAATATAAAATAACCTCTTTGGCAGAAGAGTGCGGCTATGGTACGCCAAGGGTTTTTGTTAATGCTTTTAAGCAGCAAACAGGTTTTACACCGTCTTATTTTGTGGAACAGCTGAAAATTTCTGTGTAG
- a CDS encoding HNH endonuclease, whose amino-acid sequence MLKIWPTQKAIDFHQKEVSKVFEETIKKGYILRNRKQKNLPKVFILFLNQFKNELISGKPKRLFEIQLEFEKKRFSVHQLKLIKSFFIQTGYNNFDNKDFLEKLNVDTCVYCNRNYTTQLVKDRARAELDHWFPKESFPILALSFYNLIPSCHSCNHIKHNNHPDEGWAKALSNITHPYLDNKDETFLFSYFYSSLTQPKVTLKTENDKVEKTIIFSKIDKIYESHSNRELKDLLDLRYKYSKNYLDILLNNTFKEMTLSQEEVYRMIFGIEINEQDYHKRPFSKFKKDIIEELLSIKLNN is encoded by the coding sequence ATGTTAAAAATTTGGCCTACACAAAAAGCTATAGACTTTCATCAAAAAGAAGTAAGTAAAGTTTTTGAAGAAACAATAAAAAAAGGTTATATACTTAGAAACAGGAAACAAAAGAACCTACCGAAGGTCTTTATTTTATTTTTAAATCAGTTCAAAAATGAACTAATAAGTGGTAAGCCAAAAAGATTATTCGAAATACAGTTAGAGTTTGAAAAAAAAAGATTTTCTGTTCATCAATTAAAATTAATTAAAAGTTTCTTTATACAAACAGGATATAATAACTTCGATAATAAAGATTTTTTGGAAAAGTTGAATGTAGATACTTGTGTTTATTGTAACAGAAATTATACAACTCAATTAGTAAAGGATAGAGCACGAGCTGAATTAGATCACTGGTTTCCAAAAGAATCATTTCCAATTCTTGCACTAAGTTTTTACAATTTAATTCCGAGTTGTCATTCTTGTAACCATATCAAACATAATAATCATCCAGATGAAGGTTGGGCTAAAGCTTTATCTAATATTACACACCCATATCTAGACAATAAAGATGAGACTTTTTTGTTCAGTTATTTTTATAGTTCGTTAACTCAACCGAAAGTAACATTAAAAACCGAAAATGATAAAGTAGAGAAAACAATCATTTTTAGTAAAATTGATAAAATTTACGAATCCCATTCAAACAGAGAATTAAAAGATTTATTGGATCTTAGGTATAAATATTCTAAAAATTATTTAGATATTCTACTAAACAATACATTTAAAGAAATGACACTTTCTCAGGAAGAAGTCTATAGAATGATTTTTGGAATAGAAATAAATGAACAAGACTATCATAAACGTCCATTCTCAAAATTTAAAAAAGATATTATTGAAGAATTACTAAGTATCAAATTAAATAATTGA
- a CDS encoding helix-turn-helix domain-containing protein: MEKQNQPNYKLIYSDIIEKKFPHKKAECEKLLGKKILSAMDIMELNKRIFGTKNQDAKKMNQKLRSYNEIDIMHILDYQKNHRMNNIQVAEHFGLSKNTITKWRRIFQ; encoded by the coding sequence ATGGAAAAACAGAATCAACCTAATTATAAATTGATCTATTCAGACATCATTGAAAAAAAATTCCCTCATAAGAAAGCAGAATGCGAAAAATTATTAGGAAAAAAAATACTTTCCGCTATGGATATTATGGAACTTAATAAAAGAATTTTTGGCACCAAAAATCAAGATGCAAAAAAGATGAATCAAAAACTTCGCTCCTACAATGAAATAGATATAATGCATATTCTTGATTACCAGAAGAATCATAGAATGAATAATATTCAGGTAGCAGAACACTTTGGATTGAGCAAAAACACTATAACCAAATGGCGAAGGATATTCCAATAG
- the cas9 gene encoding type II CRISPR RNA-guided endonuclease Cas9 (Cas9, originally named Csn1, is the large, multifunctional signature protein of type II CRISPR/Cas systems. It is well known even to general audiences because its RNA-guided endonuclease activity has made it a popular tool for custom editing of eukaryotic genomes.), translating to MTKNILGLDLGVSSIGWALVQEDIENPKNNKIIKLGVRVNPLTVDEKINFEKGKPITTNAGRTLARGARRNLQRFKLRRFHLIDILQKNNILKQADLLAEAGKNSTFQTQEIRAKSAKQKVELSEMARVLLLINKKRGYKSSRKAKNEDEGQIIDGMFVAKKLYDEKLTPGEYSYQLLKESKKQLPDFYRSDLQSEFDKIWNFQKQFYPEIFSDNLYKELQGKNKNATWKTLEIPFSLVGIKQTGTLQEKKLEKYSWRSDAVKKQLDYEKLAVVFQEINSNLYNSSGYLGAISDRSKELYFNNQTVGEYLYHQIKENPHTKLKNQVFYRQDYLDEFEKIWETQSKYHTVLTKELKEEIRDVVIFYQRKLKSQKGLISICEFENREIEIKENGKIKKKTVGLKVAPKSSPLFQEFKIWQVLNNLQFQNIESKKMFPIDLDFKESIFNEVNVKGRISAKAVLDLLGYSGKEWKTNFKDIEGNNTNENLYNAYLKIIADEGFELPKEFKLNVDDDIYVSKIACSAGKIKDFIKEKFSEIGINTSILDFNPELEGKDFEKQVSYQFWHLLYSYEGDDSQSGNEKLYELLEKKFGFKKEHSKILGNIGFPQDYGNLSTKAMRKIIPHLKAGLSFAKKSKEDNILSATAMAGYNHSNSYTKEDLEKRVLKEKLEILPKNSLRNPVVEKILNQMINLVNEAVEEYGTLDEVRIELARELKKNAEERANMTSEIGKATLLHQKYEEILKREFDIPAPSRNDIIRYKLYLELANNGYKDLYTDVQVKREELFTNKYDIDHIIPQSRFFDDSFSNKVLVPRGANLKKANQTAFDYLENEDTQKLEKFLNIIKNLYDKGEITKAKYEKLQKKGSDIGEGFIERDLRDTQYIAKKAKEILFGITNSVVSTSGKITDKLREDWNLVNTMKELNLDKYKKLGLTETLLNSKGEEKERIIDWSKRNDHRHHAMDALTVAFTTQNHVQYLNYLNARKDEDHKQHKIISNIENLITKVFEKKNGAKQRRFIEPIHNFRVDAKKHLDEILISHKAKNKVVTKNINKIKKKGSVVAKAELTPRGQLHKETIYGSSKFLKTKDEKISGKFNLETINKVQNEKYKNALLERLKEFGEDSKKAFTGKNMISKNPIYLDEEKTLQIPESVTLAWYETIYTIRKSVNPDNFKDYKNIDKVTDKKIRTVLTDRLRKFNGNSKEAFSDLENNPIWLNKSKGIAIKTVTITGMNNVEALHYKKDHLGKEILDKKGDRMPVDFVSTGNNHHVAIYEDAKGNLQERVVSFYEAVERVNQGLSVINKDYNAGLGWKFLFTMKQNEMFLFPSEDFNPKEIDLFDKKNLKLIAKNLFRVQKFGELSKSGFWFRHHLETSVDVKKELRNYSYLDFYSKDFMKTIVKVRLNHLGKIVQVGEY from the coding sequence ATGACTAAAAATATATTAGGTTTAGACTTAGGAGTTTCATCAATCGGTTGGGCGCTTGTTCAGGAGGATATTGAAAATCCAAAGAATAATAAGATTATTAAATTAGGGGTTCGTGTTAATCCGCTCACTGTTGACGAGAAAATTAATTTTGAAAAAGGAAAACCTATAACAACTAATGCAGGAAGAACTTTAGCCAGAGGAGCGAGAAGAAATCTGCAGAGATTTAAACTAAGGAGATTTCATCTTATTGATATTTTACAAAAAAATAACATTCTGAAACAAGCTGATCTGCTTGCAGAAGCTGGAAAAAATTCAACATTCCAGACACAGGAAATACGTGCTAAATCTGCTAAACAAAAAGTAGAATTATCCGAAATGGCCAGAGTTTTACTTTTAATTAATAAAAAAAGAGGGTATAAAAGCAGCCGTAAAGCCAAAAATGAAGATGAAGGACAGATTATCGACGGAATGTTTGTTGCCAAAAAATTATATGATGAAAAGCTGACTCCAGGAGAATATTCTTACCAGCTTTTAAAAGAGAGTAAGAAACAGTTACCCGATTTTTATCGTTCGGATTTACAGTCGGAATTTGACAAAATCTGGAATTTTCAAAAACAGTTTTATCCGGAAATTTTTAGTGATAATCTTTATAAAGAATTACAAGGGAAAAATAAAAATGCTACTTGGAAGACTTTAGAAATACCTTTTTCGCTAGTCGGTATCAAGCAAACCGGAACTTTGCAGGAGAAAAAACTGGAAAAATATTCTTGGAGAAGTGATGCCGTGAAAAAACAACTTGATTATGAAAAATTAGCAGTTGTTTTTCAGGAGATTAATAGTAATCTTTATAATTCCAGCGGCTATTTGGGAGCAATTAGTGATAGAAGTAAGGAACTGTATTTCAATAATCAGACGGTTGGAGAATATTTGTATCATCAAATTAAAGAAAATCCTCATACAAAACTCAAAAATCAGGTTTTTTATCGTCAGGATTATTTGGATGAATTTGAAAAAATCTGGGAAACCCAATCCAAATATCACACGGTATTAACGAAAGAATTAAAAGAAGAAATCCGTGATGTTGTTATTTTCTATCAAAGAAAACTAAAGTCTCAGAAAGGATTAATAAGTATTTGTGAGTTTGAAAACCGAGAGATTGAAATTAAAGAGAACGGAAAAATTAAAAAGAAAACGGTTGGATTAAAAGTCGCTCCGAAATCTTCGCCTTTGTTTCAGGAGTTTAAAATCTGGCAGGTGCTTAATAATTTACAGTTTCAGAATATTGAGTCTAAGAAAATGTTTCCGATTGATTTAGATTTTAAAGAATCTATTTTTAATGAAGTCAATGTAAAAGGAAGAATTTCTGCGAAAGCAGTTTTAGATTTATTGGGATATTCAGGTAAAGAATGGAAAACTAATTTTAAAGATATTGAAGGAAATAATACCAACGAAAATCTGTATAATGCTTATTTAAAAATAATTGCTGACGAAGGATTTGAACTTCCAAAAGAATTTAAATTGAATGTTGATGATGATATTTATGTTTCGAAGATTGCCTGTTCTGCAGGTAAAATAAAGGATTTCATTAAAGAAAAATTTTCCGAAATAGGAATTAATACTTCTATTCTAGATTTTAACCCTGAGCTCGAAGGAAAAGATTTTGAAAAACAAGTTTCTTATCAGTTTTGGCACTTGCTTTATTCTTATGAAGGTGATGATTCTCAATCAGGAAATGAAAAACTGTATGAGCTTTTGGAGAAAAAATTTGGTTTCAAAAAAGAGCATTCCAAAATATTGGGCAATATTGGATTTCCTCAAGATTATGGAAATTTAAGCACGAAAGCGATGCGAAAAATCATTCCCCATTTAAAAGCAGGTTTGTCGTTTGCTAAGAAATCAAAGGAAGATAATATTCTTTCTGCAACGGCAATGGCAGGTTATAATCATTCAAATTCATATACCAAAGAAGATTTGGAGAAAAGAGTTCTGAAAGAAAAGTTAGAAATTTTACCTAAAAATTCTTTGCGAAACCCTGTTGTAGAAAAGATTTTAAATCAAATGATAAATTTGGTAAATGAAGCTGTTGAAGAATATGGAACACTAGATGAAGTAAGAATAGAATTAGCCAGAGAACTCAAAAAAAATGCTGAAGAGAGAGCGAATATGACTTCAGAAATAGGTAAGGCAACTTTACTTCATCAAAAATATGAGGAGATTTTAAAAAGAGAATTTGATATTCCTGCTCCTTCTCGAAACGATATTATTCGATATAAATTATATTTGGAACTGGCAAATAACGGTTATAAAGACTTATATACAGATGTTCAGGTTAAGAGAGAAGAACTTTTCACAAATAAGTACGATATAGACCATATTATTCCGCAATCGCGATTTTTTGATGATAGTTTTTCTAATAAAGTTTTGGTACCAAGAGGTGCAAATCTTAAAAAAGCAAATCAGACTGCATTTGATTATCTGGAGAATGAAGACACACAAAAATTAGAAAAATTTCTCAATATCATCAAAAATCTTTATGATAAAGGTGAAATAACGAAAGCTAAATATGAAAAACTCCAGAAAAAGGGTAGCGATATTGGCGAAGGTTTTATTGAAAGAGATTTACGCGATACCCAATATATAGCAAAAAAAGCTAAAGAAATTCTTTTTGGAATTACTAATTCTGTGGTTTCTACTTCCGGTAAAATCACTGATAAACTGCGTGAAGACTGGAATCTAGTGAATACGATGAAAGAGCTTAATTTGGATAAATATAAAAAATTAGGTTTAACGGAAACTTTACTGAATTCTAAAGGTGAAGAAAAAGAAAGAATTATAGATTGGTCTAAAAGAAATGACCACCGTCATCATGCAATGGATGCTCTCACGGTTGCATTCACGACACAAAATCATGTTCAGTACCTCAATTATCTCAACGCGAGAAAAGATGAAGATCATAAGCAGCATAAAATTATATCAAATATTGAAAATTTAATTACTAAAGTATTTGAGAAGAAAAACGGTGCAAAACAGAGAAGATTTATAGAGCCAATTCATAATTTCAGAGTGGATGCTAAAAAACATTTGGACGAAATATTGATTTCACATAAAGCAAAAAATAAAGTAGTTACTAAAAATATAAATAAGATTAAGAAAAAGGGGAGCGTGGTTGCAAAAGCTGAGCTTACTCCAAGAGGACAGCTTCATAAGGAAACCATTTATGGAAGCTCTAAATTCCTTAAAACCAAAGACGAAAAAATTTCAGGAAAGTTCAATTTAGAAACGATTAATAAAGTTCAGAATGAAAAGTATAAAAATGCTTTATTGGAAAGATTAAAAGAATTTGGAGAAGATTCTAAAAAGGCATTTACAGGTAAAAATATGATTTCGAAAAATCCAATATATCTTGATGAAGAAAAAACGCTGCAAATACCTGAAAGTGTGACTTTAGCCTGGTATGAAACAATATATACCATAAGAAAATCTGTAAACCCGGATAATTTTAAGGATTATAAAAACATAGACAAAGTAACGGATAAAAAGATTCGTACTGTTTTAACTGATAGATTGCGAAAGTTTAACGGAAATTCAAAAGAAGCATTTTCAGATTTAGAGAATAATCCAATTTGGCTGAACAAATCCAAGGGAATTGCAATAAAAACGGTTACGATTACCGGAATGAACAATGTGGAAGCGCTGCACTATAAAAAAGATCATCTGGGAAAGGAAATATTAGATAAAAAAGGTGATAGAATGCCTGTTGATTTTGTAAGTACAGGAAATAACCATCACGTCGCTATTTATGAAGATGCAAAAGGAAACTTACAGGAAAGGGTAGTAAGCTTCTATGAAGCCGTTGAAAGGGTAAATCAAGGACTTTCTGTTATCAATAAAGATTATAACGCTGGTTTGGGGTGGAAGTTTTTATTCACAATGAAACAAAATGAAATGTTCTTATTTCCATCAGAAGATTTTAATCCTAAAGAAATTGATTTATTTGATAAAAAGAATTTAAAACTAATTGCTAAGAATTTGTTTAGAGTACAGAAGTTTGGGGAGCTTTCGAAGTCAGGGTTTTGGTTTAGACATCATTTAGAAACATCAGTTGATGTAAAAAAAGAATTAAGAAATTATTCTTATTTAGACTTTTACAGTAAAGATTTTATGAAAACAATCGTTAAAGTTAGGCTTAATCATTTAGGCAAAATTGTACAGGTAGGAGAATATTAA